From a region of the Nocardioides ginsengisegetis genome:
- a CDS encoding CARDB domain-containing protein, which produces MFGRPHLSSPRVRLLAATVLLAGAAGSAGTAGTADAATPTEGTLTDSGSPVTWTGGPFATDNASALVLSPPQCDALLDPCDDFTLHVSTPAGYGTDHALKVSVSWADPSADFDVYVLDAAGDVVGSAASVADPETVSVPPTSGDYTVRVVPYAATGSTYSASASMVATTGGTGGGTGGGTGTGTAGAGPAYDTFAAPASFPDANNAGEPSIGDNWNTGTTTYQSSLSTYAVTWDDTTSPATPHWSDVSANAGNGCPQGSTISLDPILFTDHATGRTFESQLTGVDSFTCYTDDDGATWHPSTGGGIPSGVDHQTLGGGAFSANGVGALPTSSYPNAVYYCSQDIATAFCAVSRDGGTTFGAGVPTYSLLDCDGLHGHVKVAPDGTAYFPNKACGANQAVISSTDNGTTWTVNPVPGTTPSDSDPSVATGANGTLYFGYVDGSGVPGVAVSHDQGKTWTDRQDVGTAFGIKNAVFPTIVAGDDDRAAFAYLGTPTGGNYQDQANFHGEWHLYIDTTYDGGKTWVTSDATPNDPVQVGSICTGGTACGNDRNLLDFIDVTTDDHGRVEVGFADGCINACVTDPQHVGRDAYATIARQAGGKTLDATYDPATTNVTLSSLTVTKQSDGRFSALVELTNTGNRALSGIQAEVLDGRKQVGMTPATTLAPGESRTFTVTWKPSGTRSHTVTAVVDPTNTLVETNETDNKVAQSVLR; this is translated from the coding sequence GTGTTCGGTCGCCCCCACCTCTCCTCCCCCCGCGTGCGGCTGCTGGCCGCCACCGTCCTCCTCGCCGGGGCCGCCGGCAGCGCGGGCACCGCTGGCACCGCCGACGCGGCGACCCCCACCGAGGGGACGCTGACCGACTCCGGCTCCCCGGTCACCTGGACCGGCGGGCCCTTCGCCACCGACAACGCCTCCGCGCTGGTGCTGTCGCCGCCCCAGTGCGACGCCCTGCTCGACCCCTGTGACGACTTCACGCTGCACGTCTCGACGCCCGCGGGCTACGGCACCGACCACGCGCTCAAGGTCAGCGTGAGCTGGGCCGACCCGAGCGCCGACTTCGACGTCTACGTCCTCGACGCCGCCGGTGACGTCGTCGGCTCGGCCGCCTCCGTCGCCGACCCCGAGACCGTCAGCGTGCCGCCGACGAGCGGCGACTACACCGTCCGGGTCGTCCCCTACGCCGCCACCGGCTCCACCTACTCCGCCAGCGCGTCGATGGTGGCCACCACCGGTGGCACCGGCGGCGGCACGGGCGGTGGCACGGGCACGGGCACGGCCGGCGCCGGACCGGCGTACGACACCTTCGCCGCCCCCGCGTCGTTCCCCGACGCGAACAACGCCGGCGAGCCGTCGATCGGCGACAACTGGAACACCGGCACCACGACCTACCAGTCCAGCCTCTCCACGTACGCCGTCACCTGGGACGACACGACCTCGCCGGCGACCCCGCACTGGTCCGACGTCTCGGCCAACGCGGGCAACGGCTGCCCCCAGGGCTCGACGATCAGCCTCGACCCGATCCTGTTCACCGACCACGCCACGGGGCGCACCTTCGAGTCGCAGCTCACCGGCGTCGACTCCTTCACCTGCTACACCGACGACGACGGCGCGACCTGGCACCCCAGCACCGGCGGCGGCATCCCCAGCGGCGTCGACCACCAGACTCTCGGCGGCGGCGCGTTCTCGGCCAACGGCGTGGGCGCACTCCCCACCTCGAGCTACCCGAACGCCGTCTACTACTGCTCCCAGGACATCGCCACCGCCTTCTGCGCGGTCTCGCGTGACGGCGGGACCACCTTCGGCGCGGGCGTTCCCACCTACAGCCTCCTGGACTGCGACGGGCTGCACGGCCACGTCAAGGTGGCCCCCGACGGCACGGCGTACTTCCCCAACAAGGCGTGCGGCGCCAACCAGGCCGTCATCAGCTCCACCGACAACGGGACGACGTGGACGGTCAACCCGGTCCCGGGCACGACCCCGAGCGACTCCGACCCGAGCGTGGCCACGGGCGCCAACGGCACGCTCTACTTCGGCTACGTCGACGGCAGCGGCGTCCCGGGCGTGGCTGTGAGCCACGACCAGGGCAAGACCTGGACCGACCGCCAGGACGTCGGCACCGCCTTCGGCATCAAGAACGCCGTGTTCCCCACCATCGTGGCCGGTGACGACGACCGCGCCGCGTTCGCCTACCTCGGCACCCCGACGGGCGGCAACTACCAGGACCAGGCCAATTTCCACGGCGAGTGGCACCTCTACATCGACACGACGTACGACGGCGGCAAGACCTGGGTGACCAGCGACGCCACCCCGAACGACCCGGTCCAGGTCGGCTCCATCTGCACCGGCGGCACGGCCTGCGGCAACGACCGCAACCTGCTCGACTTCATCGACGTCACGACCGACGACCACGGCCGCGTCGAGGTCGGCTTCGCCGACGGGTGCATCAACGCCTGCGTCACCGACCCGCAGCACGTCGGTCGCGACGCCTACGCCACCATCGCCCGCCAGGCCGGCGGCAAGACCCTCGACGCGACCTACGACCCGGCGACGACCAACGTGACGCTCTCCTCGCTGACGGTCACCAAGCAGAGCGACGGCCGCTTCAGCGCCCTGGTCGAGCTGACCAACACCGGGAACCGCGCCCTCAGCGGGATCCAGGCCGAGGTCCTCGACGGTCGCAAGCAGGTCGGCATGACCCCCGCGACCACGCTGGCCCCGGGCGAGTCGCGCACCTTCACGGTGACCTGGAAGCCCAGCGGGACGCGCAGCCACACCGTGACCGCCGTCGTCGATCCCACCAACACGTTGGTCGAGACCAACGAGACCGACAACAAGGTCGCCCAGTCGGTGCTGCGATGA
- a CDS encoding RDD family protein has translation MDRRFYAFTLDRLIAWTLDGLAAVVAWRLLIDRDHVGAGVAVILAVVLLVGLGFSVLLGLRGTSPGKAALGLRVVSDATGAPIGVPAALLRQLVLGISTLPTFGLGVATLAWTAVMDPGRQRRGWHDHLTHGIVVDVRPIPELVEETPSGPRHIVNLTAMRLVPAPQAAPVPTPSRPRTRTPQQPQQPPQPPPLPPAAPPAAPPARKLQIGEPLVAPPSTPPTAPPPLPPAAMGPPTAERTVIRTDGKALARWRVSFDSGESFLVEGLALVGRRPEPRPGEPVRHLVPLRSSDMSLSKTHAQFQVAADGVLVVMDRGSTNGSILLRQGVTRELAAGKPTTLVDGDRVRFGDRTMTVAREA, from the coding sequence CTGGACCGACGCTTCTACGCCTTCACCCTCGACCGGCTGATCGCGTGGACGCTCGACGGGCTCGCCGCCGTGGTGGCCTGGCGACTCCTCATCGACCGCGACCACGTGGGGGCGGGCGTCGCGGTGATCCTCGCCGTGGTCCTGCTGGTGGGGCTGGGCTTCTCGGTCCTGCTCGGACTGCGGGGCACCTCGCCGGGCAAGGCCGCCCTCGGCCTGCGGGTGGTCTCGGACGCGACCGGCGCGCCGATCGGCGTGCCCGCGGCACTGCTGCGCCAGCTCGTCCTGGGGATCTCGACGTTGCCGACGTTCGGCCTGGGCGTCGCCACCCTCGCCTGGACCGCGGTGATGGACCCGGGGCGCCAGCGCCGGGGCTGGCACGACCACCTGACCCACGGGATCGTGGTCGACGTACGCCCGATCCCCGAGCTCGTCGAGGAGACCCCCAGCGGGCCGCGGCACATCGTCAACCTGACCGCGATGCGCCTGGTCCCCGCTCCCCAGGCGGCCCCGGTCCCGACGCCGTCGCGGCCACGGACGCGTACGCCGCAGCAGCCGCAGCAGCCACCGCAGCCGCCGCCCTTGCCGCCGGCCGCACCCCCGGCGGCACCGCCCGCCCGGAAGCTCCAGATCGGCGAGCCGCTGGTGGCCCCGCCGTCGACGCCGCCCACCGCTCCGCCTCCGCTCCCGCCGGCGGCGATGGGCCCGCCCACGGCCGAGCGCACGGTCATCCGCACCGACGGGAAGGCGCTGGCCCGGTGGCGGGTCTCCTTCGACTCGGGGGAGTCGTTCCTCGTCGAGGGCCTGGCCCTGGTCGGCCGGCGTCCCGAGCCGCGCCCGGGTGAGCCGGTGCGCCACCTCGTGCCGCTGCGCAGCAGCGACATGTCGCTCTCCAAGACCCACGCGCAGTTCCAGGTCGCGGCCGACGGGGTGCTGGTCGTGATGGACCGTGGCTCCACCAACGGCTCGATCCTGCTGCGCCAGGGGGTGACCCGCGAGCTCGCGGCCGGCAAGCCGACGACCCTGGTCGACGGCGACCGGGTCCGTTTCGGCGACCGCACGATGACGGTGGCCCGCGAGGCCTGA
- a CDS encoding GAF domain-containing protein, translating to MSGSFLDLLHSQAPRAAFDEVVAEAERSGAGREELAEIRRQCDVALRLRELIARQRAREAELSALYDTASDLTAIRDVDAILAAIVRRARQLLNADMTYLSLNDEEEGASYMRVTDGALTQEFRTLRLPLGTGLLGLVAQTGAPYFTEDYQSDLRFLHRGYIDAAVDGEGIRAILGVPLVVDGRVIGALLAVHRTVRPFPPAEVSLLTSFAAHASVALENARLFAEIDEANQTMRAHTAAVESAASAHDQLTDLLLHEGGVDEVARVLAEVLGARLAVHDHTGELLAGEAAPEGWQDAVAEAVTSGRSVAAGASYVAAALAGTEHLATLVLHGHDRPLELAERRTLERGALVTALVLLFARTVAQTEERLGGELLIDLVEGDAPALQLRERARRQRVVLEAPLAFAVAATGGLERHAGVRVASRLAAQLRGLAGEHRGAVVLLVPGADPVAVGQRLADAVAEAGGVATVGVEAADPETLPTSYAEARRCLDTLVTLGRTGDVSDPAGLGLTRLLLGDNGPEQLGAYVETTLGPVLSYDTQRGTSLLETLEAWFASGSRVKDTGEALHVHPNTVVQRLDRIGELLGADWRDPGRGLELQLALRVHRLRRSHGDG from the coding sequence GTGTCCGGCTCCTTCCTCGACCTCCTGCACAGCCAGGCACCGCGCGCGGCGTTCGACGAGGTGGTGGCCGAGGCGGAGCGGTCCGGGGCCGGCCGTGAGGAGCTCGCCGAGATCCGGCGCCAGTGCGACGTCGCGCTGCGGCTGCGCGAGCTGATCGCCCGGCAGCGGGCCCGCGAGGCCGAGCTGTCCGCGCTCTACGACACCGCCAGCGACCTGACCGCGATCCGCGACGTCGACGCGATCCTGGCCGCGATCGTCCGCCGGGCCCGGCAGCTCCTCAACGCCGACATGACCTACCTCTCGCTCAACGACGAGGAGGAGGGGGCGTCGTACATGAGGGTGACCGACGGCGCCCTCACCCAGGAGTTCCGCACGCTGCGGCTGCCGCTCGGCACCGGCCTGCTCGGCCTGGTCGCGCAGACCGGGGCGCCGTACTTCACCGAGGACTACCAGTCCGACCTGCGCTTCCTGCACCGCGGCTACATCGACGCCGCGGTCGACGGCGAGGGGATCCGCGCGATCCTCGGGGTGCCGCTGGTGGTCGACGGCCGGGTGATCGGAGCCCTGCTCGCCGTGCACCGGACCGTGCGCCCGTTCCCACCCGCGGAGGTCAGCCTGCTGACGTCGTTCGCCGCGCACGCCTCGGTGGCCCTGGAGAACGCCCGGCTGTTCGCCGAGATCGACGAGGCCAACCAGACGATGCGGGCGCACACCGCGGCCGTGGAGAGCGCCGCGAGCGCCCACGACCAGCTCACGGACCTGCTGCTGCACGAGGGTGGGGTCGACGAGGTCGCGCGCGTGCTGGCCGAGGTCCTCGGGGCCCGGCTGGCCGTCCACGACCACACGGGTGAGCTGCTCGCGGGCGAGGCGGCACCGGAGGGCTGGCAGGACGCCGTCGCCGAGGCGGTCACGTCCGGCCGGTCGGTCGCGGCGGGGGCGTCGTACGTCGCCGCGGCGCTGGCCGGCACCGAGCACCTCGCCACTCTCGTCCTGCACGGTCACGACCGGCCCCTGGAGCTGGCCGAGCGGCGCACGCTCGAGCGGGGTGCCCTCGTCACCGCGCTGGTGCTGCTCTTCGCCCGCACCGTCGCCCAGACCGAGGAGCGCCTCGGCGGCGAGCTGCTCATCGACCTGGTCGAGGGGGACGCGCCGGCCCTGCAGCTGCGGGAGCGGGCCCGCCGGCAGCGGGTCGTCCTCGAGGCGCCCCTGGCGTTCGCGGTCGCGGCCACGGGCGGGCTCGAGCGGCACGCCGGCGTCCGGGTCGCCTCCCGGCTCGCCGCCCAGCTGCGAGGCCTCGCCGGCGAGCATCGCGGGGCCGTCGTGCTGCTCGTCCCCGGCGCGGACCCGGTCGCCGTGGGGCAGCGGCTCGCCGACGCGGTCGCCGAGGCGGGTGGCGTGGCCACGGTGGGCGTGGAGGCGGCCGACCCGGAGACGCTGCCGACGTCGTACGCCGAGGCACGGCGCTGCCTGGACACGCTGGTCACCCTGGGCCGGACCGGTGACGTGAGCGATCCCGCCGGGCTCGGCCTGACCCGGCTGCTGCTCGGTGACAACGGCCCCGAGCAGCTGGGGGCGTACGTCGAGACGACGCTCGGCCCCGTGCTCTCCTACGACACCCAGCGCGGGACCAGCCTGTTGGAGACGCTCGAGGCGTGGTTCGCCTCGGGCAGCCGGGTCAAGGACACCGGGGAGGCGCTGCACGTGCACCCCAACACCGTCGTGCAGCGGCTCGACCGGATCGGGGAGCTGCTCGGGGCCGACTGGCGCGACCCGGGCCGCGGGCTGGAACTGCAGCTGGCGCTGCGGGTCCATCGGCTGCGCCGCAGCCACGGCGACGGGTAG
- a CDS encoding 3-hydroxybutyrate dehydrogenase, whose amino-acid sequence MQETAVTPLAHRTALVTGGASGIGAAVATKLAELGAAVTVLDRDDEGAAKVAASIGGDHRAIDLTDGAAIDALDVEADILVNNAGVQHVAAIEDFDPDQWVLIQKLMLEAPFRLARRLLPGMYDRGFGRIVHVSSVHGHRASPYKAAYVSAKHGLEGLSKVIALEAAGKGVTSNTVCPGYVRTPLVEGQIAAQAETHGIAEDDVLDDVLLARTPVKRLVEPEEVADMVAYLCGTNAASVTGSSFLLDGGWTAQ is encoded by the coding sequence ATGCAGGAGACCGCTGTCACACCGCTCGCCCACCGCACCGCCCTCGTCACCGGGGGCGCCAGCGGCATCGGCGCCGCCGTGGCCACCAAGCTCGCCGAGCTCGGCGCCGCCGTCACGGTCCTGGACCGCGACGACGAGGGAGCGGCCAAGGTGGCGGCCTCGATCGGCGGGGACCACCGGGCGATCGACCTGACCGACGGCGCCGCGATCGACGCCCTCGACGTCGAGGCCGACATCCTGGTCAACAACGCCGGCGTCCAGCACGTCGCGGCGATCGAGGACTTCGACCCCGACCAGTGGGTGCTGATCCAGAAGCTGATGCTCGAGGCGCCGTTCCGGCTCGCACGCCGGCTGCTGCCGGGGATGTACGACCGCGGCTTCGGCCGGATCGTGCACGTCTCCAGCGTCCACGGGCACCGTGCGTCGCCGTACAAGGCCGCCTACGTGAGCGCCAAGCACGGCCTCGAGGGCCTGTCGAAGGTGATCGCCCTGGAGGCCGCCGGCAAGGGCGTCACGAGCAACACCGTCTGCCCCGGCTACGTGCGCACCCCACTCGTCGAGGGGCAGATCGCGGCGCAGGCCGAGACCCACGGCATCGCCGAGGACGACGTCCTCGACGACGTGCTGCTGGCCCGCACCCCGGTGAAGCGGCTCGTCGAGCCCGAGGAGGTGGCCGACATGGTCGCCTACCTCTGCGGCACCAACGCCGCGTCGGTCACCGGCTCCTCCTTCCTCCTCGACGGCGGCTGGACCGCCCAGTAG
- a CDS encoding immune inhibitor A domain-containing protein, translating into MRRTKLVALATASLISAAITLPLTSMEAGATSAAPHAAPGNAQADAASVKVGSDSLTRPWQKKFEARNQAALEKQLRSGGRSTGDSVKVGKNAYGRVAQHGTDRIFVVLAEFGDTEHSAYPDGDSDALRVNGPRHNQIPRPDRTTDNSTNWQSDYNQSHYQDMYFNRMASFYSQESHGKYTVDGKVADWVRVPFNEARYGRNVCGGIVCNNTWFLIRDALAEWTQAKLDDGWTMTRIQSYLKTFDHQDRYDFDGDGNFDEPDGYIDHFQIVHAGGDEADGDPTYGEDAIWSHRWYAQISPFGTGPTDGAQFGGVNVGSGGISDPNGAKVEIPNNPTGVWVGDYTIQPENGGLSVFSHEFGHDLGLPDLYDTSGNTGGASNSVEFWSLMSQSRGTAPGDTGIGDRPMPFGAWEKFQLGWLDYDVERAGHTSTHVIRPGQSTTGSASNGLVVLLPNKTVVTDLGAPCDTCGERYYFSGSGDDLNNTMTRDVTAGGALTAKVRYDIEEGYDYAYLETSSDGGATWASIPTSQSFTGEDQSGAGDGTGISGTTDGAWVDLTADVPAGTNAIRFRYATDGGVALAGFQVDNIAIDGTDLGTAETGDEGWTMDGFKTTSGSESASYLNAYFVDNRQYVGRDRLLKHLYNFKDAAHQPNMVEFFHFNPGALISYWDTSYTDNNVGDHPGGGEILPVDAHTMLNHYPDGSIARTRANTADSTFGLAYSKKQTLHINGEAYTLAAQSAQPLFDDMQDWWFDSDEHGGSPHPGFYQPGWFSVNVPKTGTTIRVLKVADNGTMTVRVGTSS; encoded by the coding sequence ATGAGAAGGACCAAGCTCGTCGCGCTCGCGACGGCTTCTCTGATCAGCGCGGCGATCACGCTGCCGCTGACGTCGATGGAGGCGGGCGCCACGTCCGCCGCGCCGCACGCCGCCCCGGGCAACGCCCAGGCCGACGCGGCCAGCGTGAAGGTGGGCTCCGACTCGCTGACGCGCCCGTGGCAGAAGAAGTTCGAGGCCCGCAACCAGGCGGCCCTCGAGAAGCAGCTGCGCTCCGGTGGCCGGAGCACGGGCGACTCGGTCAAGGTGGGCAAGAACGCCTACGGCCGCGTCGCGCAGCACGGCACCGACCGGATCTTCGTGGTCCTGGCGGAGTTCGGTGACACCGAGCACTCGGCCTACCCCGACGGCGACTCCGACGCCCTGCGCGTCAACGGCCCGCGCCACAACCAGATCCCGCGTCCGGACCGGACCACGGACAACTCCACCAACTGGCAGAGCGACTACAACCAGTCGCACTACCAGGACATGTACTTCAACCGGATGGCGAGCTTCTACAGCCAGGAGTCGCACGGCAAGTACACCGTCGACGGCAAGGTCGCCGACTGGGTGCGCGTGCCCTTCAACGAGGCCCGCTACGGCCGCAACGTCTGCGGCGGCATCGTCTGCAACAACACCTGGTTCCTGATCCGCGACGCCCTGGCCGAGTGGACCCAGGCCAAGCTGGACGACGGCTGGACCATGACCCGGATCCAGAGCTACCTGAAGACGTTCGACCACCAGGACCGCTACGACTTCGACGGCGACGGCAACTTCGACGAGCCCGACGGCTACATCGACCACTTCCAGATCGTCCACGCGGGCGGCGACGAGGCGGACGGCGACCCGACGTACGGCGAGGACGCCATCTGGTCGCACCGCTGGTACGCCCAGATCTCCCCGTTCGGCACCGGCCCGACGGACGGCGCCCAGTTCGGCGGCGTCAACGTCGGCTCGGGTGGCATCTCCGACCCCAACGGCGCGAAGGTCGAGATCCCGAACAACCCGACCGGCGTCTGGGTCGGTGACTACACCATCCAGCCCGAGAACGGCGGCCTGTCGGTCTTCTCGCACGAGTTCGGCCACGACCTCGGCCTGCCCGACCTCTACGACACCTCCGGCAACACCGGTGGCGCGTCCAACAGCGTCGAGTTCTGGTCGCTGATGAGCCAGTCCCGCGGCACCGCGCCGGGCGACACCGGCATCGGTGACCGGCCCATGCCGTTCGGCGCCTGGGAGAAGTTCCAGCTCGGCTGGCTCGACTACGACGTGGAGCGCGCGGGTCACACCTCGACGCACGTCATCCGTCCCGGCCAGTCCACCACGGGCTCGGCCTCCAACGGCCTGGTCGTGCTGCTGCCCAACAAGACGGTCGTCACCGACCTGGGCGCGCCGTGCGACACCTGCGGCGAGCGCTACTACTTCAGCGGCTCGGGCGACGACCTGAACAACACGATGACGCGCGACGTCACCGCGGGCGGTGCCCTCACCGCGAAGGTCCGCTACGACATCGAGGAGGGCTACGACTACGCCTACCTCGAGACCTCCAGCGACGGCGGCGCCACCTGGGCCTCCATCCCGACCAGCCAGAGCTTCACCGGTGAGGACCAGTCCGGCGCCGGTGACGGCACGGGCATCTCCGGCACCACCGACGGCGCCTGGGTCGACCTGACGGCCGACGTGCCCGCGGGCACCAACGCCATCCGGTTCCGCTACGCCACCGACGGTGGCGTCGCCCTGGCCGGCTTCCAGGTCGACAACATCGCCATCGACGGCACCGACCTCGGCACCGCCGAGACCGGTGACGAGGGCTGGACGATGGACGGCTTCAAGACGACCAGCGGCAGCGAGTCGGCGTCGTACCTCAACGCCTACTTCGTGGACAACCGCCAGTACGTCGGCCGCGACAGGCTGCTCAAGCACCTGTACAACTTCAAGGACGCCGCGCACCAGCCGAACATGGTGGAGTTCTTCCACTTCAACCCGGGCGCCCTGATCTCGTACTGGGACACGTCGTACACCGACAACAACGTGGGCGACCACCCGGGCGGCGGCGAGATCCTGCCGGTCGACGCGCACACGATGCTCAACCACTACCCGGACGGCAGCATCGCCCGGACCCGCGCCAACACCGCCGACTCCACGTTCGGCCTGGCGTACAGCAAGAAGCAGACCCTGCACATCAACGGTGAGGCCTACACCCTCGCAGCGCAGTCGGCCCAGCCGCTGTTCGACGACATGCAGGACTGGTGGTTCGACAGCGACGAGCACGGCGGCAGCCCGCACCCGGGCTTCTACCAGCCGGGCTGGTTCTCGGTGAACGTGCCGAAGACCGGCACCACCATCCGGGTCCTGAAGGTCGCCGACAACGGCACCATGACGGTCCGGGTCGGCACCTCGAGCTGA
- a CDS encoding MFS transporter, with protein sequence MTTQTIPTEDRGTGSGSRSVGKVVFASLIGTATEWYDFFLFGSAAALVFGEVFFGQIGGTTGTLYAFMTYALGFVARPIGGVVFGHFGDRVGRKKMLVASLLMMGIGTFAIGLLPTYASIGIAAPMLLVFCRLLQGFAVGGEWGGAVLMAAEHGSDGWRGFWSSWPQAGVALGNLLATGVLWVLAAVQSESAFLDWGWRIPFLLSAVLVAVGLWVRLTVEESPVFQEVADQVEKKDRGLPILEVIKEYPREVFVAMGMRLAENISYYIFTVISITYATTYIAVDKPVILRALLIGAAIQFFVVPAFGALSDKVGRRPLYLAGAVGVAIWTFVFFNLLDTKEPSKILLGVVVGLILHSLMYAPQAAFFSELFGTSVRYTGASVGYQLASIFAGALAPILALKLLGDVNDGNTTAVGIYVAIASALTIVAVLFAHETKASSLRHDRVLK encoded by the coding sequence ATGACCACCCAGACCATCCCGACCGAGGACCGGGGGACCGGCTCCGGCAGCCGTTCCGTCGGCAAGGTCGTCTTCGCCAGCCTGATCGGCACCGCGACCGAGTGGTACGACTTCTTCCTGTTCGGATCGGCCGCCGCGCTGGTCTTCGGCGAGGTGTTCTTCGGCCAGATCGGTGGCACCACCGGCACCCTGTACGCCTTCATGACCTACGCGCTGGGCTTCGTGGCGCGGCCCATCGGCGGCGTCGTCTTCGGTCACTTCGGTGACCGGGTCGGCCGCAAGAAGATGCTGGTCGCCTCGCTGCTCATGATGGGCATCGGGACGTTCGCGATCGGCCTGTTGCCGACGTACGCCTCGATCGGCATCGCGGCCCCGATGCTGCTGGTCTTCTGCCGCCTGCTCCAGGGCTTCGCGGTCGGCGGCGAGTGGGGTGGCGCGGTGCTGATGGCCGCCGAGCACGGCAGCGACGGCTGGCGCGGCTTCTGGTCCTCGTGGCCGCAGGCCGGTGTGGCGCTGGGCAACCTGCTCGCCACCGGTGTGCTGTGGGTCCTCGCGGCCGTGCAGTCCGAGTCCGCCTTCCTCGACTGGGGCTGGCGCATCCCGTTCCTGCTGAGCGCCGTGCTCGTCGCGGTCGGCCTGTGGGTCCGCCTGACCGTCGAGGAGTCGCCGGTCTTCCAGGAGGTCGCCGACCAGGTCGAGAAGAAGGACCGCGGCCTGCCGATCCTCGAGGTCATCAAGGAGTACCCGCGCGAGGTCTTCGTCGCGATGGGCATGCGCCTGGCCGAGAACATCAGCTACTACATCTTCACGGTCATCTCGATCACCTACGCCACGACCTACATCGCGGTGGACAAGCCGGTCATCCTGCGCGCGCTGCTCATCGGTGCGGCGATCCAGTTCTTCGTGGTGCCGGCGTTCGGTGCGCTCTCGGACAAGGTCGGCCGCCGGCCGCTCTACCTCGCCGGTGCGGTGGGCGTGGCGATCTGGACGTTCGTGTTCTTCAACCTGCTCGACACCAAGGAGCCGTCCAAGATTCTGCTCGGCGTCGTGGTCGGGCTGATCCTGCACTCGCTCATGTACGCCCCGCAGGCGGCGTTCTTCTCCGAGCTCTTCGGCACCTCGGTCCGCTACACCGGCGCCTCGGTCGGCTACCAGCTCGCCTCGATCTTCGCCGGCGCGCTGGCCCCGATCCTGGCCCTGAAGCTGCTCGGCGACGTCAACGACGGCAACACCACCGCGGTCGGCATCTACGTCGCGATCGCCTCGGCGCTGACCATCGTCGCGGTGCTCTTCGCCCACGAGACGAAGGCGTCCTCGCTGCGCCACGACCGCGTCCTCAAGTAA